One Acetobacterium sp. KB-1 DNA segment encodes these proteins:
- a CDS encoding DegV family protein, with product MSFEIVTDSSANLPDELINQYNLHILSLLYRIGEEEYESYVKGQRTDLTDFYKRMRNKEVITTSCMSSGTCRDLFERILSQGSDLLYIGFSSALSATYQTGSQVLEEMKKEYPNAKILSVDTLGASLGEGLLVTHAAKLREDGQSIDSVYNWLIENRLHLCHWFTVDDLFFLMRGGRVSASSAIMGTVLSIKPVMHMDDYGRLIPISKVRGRKNSLRVLLEQMEKTAIDPKRQTIYISHGDCLEDALYLADKIKQKFGTEDILVHLIEPVIGAHCGPGTVALFFIGTER from the coding sequence ATGAGTTTTGAAATTGTAACGGACTCTTCTGCTAATTTGCCAGATGAATTAATCAATCAATATAACCTGCATATATTATCCCTTTTATACCGAATCGGTGAAGAAGAATATGAGAGTTACGTTAAAGGGCAACGAACGGACTTAACGGATTTTTATAAACGGATGAGAAATAAAGAAGTCATCACAACCTCTTGCATGAGTTCAGGCACCTGTCGCGATTTATTTGAGCGTATTCTCAGCCAAGGTAGCGATCTTCTTTATATCGGGTTTTCATCTGCCCTCAGTGCAACCTATCAAACTGGTAGTCAGGTGCTGGAGGAAATGAAAAAAGAGTATCCGAATGCTAAAATTTTGTCGGTCGATACCCTGGGTGCATCCCTTGGTGAGGGCCTGTTAGTAACCCATGCCGCAAAACTTCGAGAAGACGGACAGTCAATTGATTCGGTTTATAATTGGCTCATTGAGAACCGATTGCATCTTTGTCACTGGTTTACTGTGGACGATTTATTTTTTTTGATGCGTGGGGGACGAGTGTCAGCCTCAAGTGCAATCATGGGGACGGTGCTCAGCATTAAACCGGTCATGCACATGGATGATTATGGTCGCTTGATTCCGATATCTAAGGTACGGGGCCGAAAGAATTCTCTTCGTGTGCTTTTGGAACAGATGGAAAAAACCGCCATTGATCCCAAAAGACAGACCATTTATATTTCTCACGGGGATTGTCTGGAAGATGCCCTCTATCTGGCTGATAAAATAAAACAGAAATTTGGTACAGAAGATATTCTGGTTCACCTGATTGAACCAGTCATTGGTGCCCATTGCGGCCCGGGGACAGTCGCCCTGTTTTTTATTGGTACCGAACGATAA
- the hslV gene encoding ATP-dependent protease subunit HslV, whose amino-acid sequence MFHATTIVGIRHNGQVAIAGDGQVTMGEKTIMKNKATKIRRIYNDKILVGFAGSVADAFTLCEKFEHKVEQYNGNLKRSAVELAKEWRSDKILRKLEALLIVMDETETLVLSGNGEVIEPDDDVAAIGSGGSYALAAARALKNHSNLCAEEMVYESLKIASEICVFTNNNISVEVL is encoded by the coding sequence ATGTTTCATGCAACAACCATTGTTGGAATACGCCATAACGGTCAGGTTGCCATTGCGGGAGATGGTCAGGTAACCATGGGCGAAAAAACAATTATGAAAAATAAAGCAACAAAAATCAGACGAATTTACAATGATAAAATCTTAGTGGGGTTTGCCGGCTCAGTTGCTGATGCATTCACTCTCTGTGAGAAATTTGAGCATAAGGTCGAACAGTATAATGGCAATCTGAAACGGTCGGCAGTAGAATTGGCAAAAGAATGGCGTTCGGACAAAATTCTCAGAAAGCTTGAAGCACTGTTAATTGTTATGGACGAAACAGAAACCCTGGTCTTATCAGGAAATGGGGAAGTCATTGAGCCAGATGATGATGTGGCCGCTATCGGTTCTGGCGGATCTTATGCCCTTGCGGCAGCTCGAGCGCTAAAAAACCATTCAAATCTTTGTGCCGAAGAAATGGTTTATGAATCACTGAAAATCGCCTCAGAAATATGTGTGTTCACAAATAATAATATTTCTGTTGAAGTATTATAG
- the topA gene encoding type I DNA topoisomerase, producing MSKTLVIVESPAKAKTIKKYLPKGFEVEATMGHVIDLPKSRIGINIEEDFKPEYIKIRGKAQLLKSLKTAAKKADLVYLATDPDREGEAISWHMANFLEIDLDTKCRIEFHEITKKAVNAAIENKRTIDIDLVNSQQARRILDRLVGYSLSPFLWKKVKKGLSGGRVQSVVTRIIVDREEEIAAFIPEEYWNLELLLKKHDDDKSFVSKFYSEDGKKKTITNAEDAIRLEKVVEENESVVSNVKKRTRYQKPPLPFTTSTLQQEAYKVLGFTTQRTMRLAQQLYEGVDIKGSGLTGLITYLRTDSTRIADEAISETKEYVRQHFGDDYLGNEKKVSKKKNVQDAHEAIRPSSVMLTPEQARNSLESDQYRLYKLIWERLLCSQMADAQYYVTDVDVACSNLIFKTKGETQKFDGFTRVGKNAGKNDDSILPELVAGDDLIRLKTSREQKFTKPPARYTEASLVKILEEKGIGRPSTYSPTIATIKNRDYVEVEDKHFKPTELGITVTHLMKEYFSDVVNISFTAEMEDRLDLVSEGETDWIELLKNFYKSFEKELTNAQENAESVTIADPESDEDCELCGRRMVIKKGKYGRFLACPGFPECKNTKPFFEKTGGICSVCGGDIVKRTSKTGRTFYSCSNYPDCDYMNWDLPIPDKCPVCGSTLFQKGLGKRKSIYCDKKDCGYKAPVGQ from the coding sequence ATGAGTAAAACCTTAGTTATCGTTGAGTCACCGGCAAAAGCTAAAACGATTAAAAAATATTTACCAAAAGGATTTGAAGTTGAAGCTACTATGGGACATGTAATCGACCTGCCCAAAAGTCGGATTGGTATTAATATAGAAGAAGATTTTAAACCAGAGTATATTAAAATACGGGGCAAGGCCCAATTGTTAAAAAGTTTAAAAACCGCTGCCAAAAAAGCAGATCTGGTCTATCTTGCTACTGACCCTGATCGTGAAGGGGAGGCTATTTCGTGGCATATGGCTAATTTTCTTGAAATTGATTTAGATACGAAATGTCGGATTGAGTTTCATGAAATTACTAAGAAGGCTGTCAATGCTGCCATTGAAAACAAAAGAACGATTGATATTGATCTAGTTAATTCGCAGCAAGCGCGACGGATCCTTGATCGATTGGTTGGTTATTCACTTAGTCCATTTTTATGGAAAAAGGTCAAGAAGGGATTGAGTGGCGGTCGCGTTCAATCAGTTGTCACCCGGATTATCGTCGATCGGGAAGAGGAAATCGCTGCATTTATTCCGGAGGAATACTGGAATCTGGAGCTGCTCTTAAAAAAACACGATGATGACAAATCATTTGTTTCAAAATTTTACTCCGAAGACGGTAAGAAGAAGACCATCACCAATGCCGAAGATGCTATCCGTTTGGAAAAAGTTGTAGAAGAAAATGAAAGTGTAGTTAGCAACGTCAAAAAGAGAACGCGCTATCAAAAACCACCCCTGCCTTTTACTACCAGTACGCTTCAGCAGGAAGCATACAAGGTGCTTGGTTTTACAACCCAACGGACCATGCGTCTGGCTCAGCAACTATATGAAGGTGTAGACATAAAAGGCAGCGGATTGACAGGTCTGATTACCTATTTACGAACTGATTCAACCCGAATAGCGGATGAAGCGATTTCTGAGACTAAAGAATATGTCAGACAGCATTTTGGTGATGATTATTTAGGTAATGAAAAAAAAGTCAGTAAAAAGAAAAATGTACAAGACGCACATGAAGCCATACGTCCATCATCGGTTATGTTAACGCCAGAACAAGCTCGAAATTCATTAGAATCTGATCAATATCGACTATATAAACTCATATGGGAACGACTGCTCTGTAGTCAAATGGCTGATGCCCAGTATTATGTGACTGATGTCGATGTTGCCTGTAGTAATCTAATTTTTAAAACAAAAGGTGAAACCCAAAAGTTTGATGGATTTACCCGGGTTGGTAAAAATGCTGGCAAGAATGATGATAGCATCTTGCCAGAATTAGTCGCAGGTGATGACCTGATTCGACTTAAGACTTCTAGAGAACAAAAATTTACAAAGCCCCCAGCTCGTTACACTGAGGCATCATTAGTTAAAATATTAGAAGAAAAAGGAATTGGTAGGCCTAGCACCTATTCCCCTACCATCGCTACCATTAAAAATCGTGATTATGTGGAAGTTGAAGATAAGCATTTTAAGCCGACAGAACTCGGCATTACGGTTACCCATTTGATGAAAGAATACTTTAGTGATGTGGTAAATATTTCATTTACGGCAGAAATGGAAGATCGTCTTGATTTAGTTTCGGAGGGGGAAACAGACTGGATTGAACTCCTGAAAAACTTTTATAAAAGTTTTGAAAAGGAACTGACTAACGCCCAGGAAAATGCCGAGTCTGTGACAATCGCTGACCCTGAATCTGATGAAGATTGTGAATTATGTGGACGACGGATGGTTATAAAAAAAGGGAAATATGGGCGATTTCTAGCATGTCCGGGTTTTCCGGAATGTAAAAACACGAAACCTTTTTTCGAAAAAACAGGTGGCATTTGTTCTGTCTGTGGAGGCGATATTGTCAAACGAACCTCCAAAACTGGACGAACTTTTTATTCCTGTAGCAATTATCCGGACTGTGACTATATGAATTGGGATTTACCAATCCCAGACAAATGTCCGGTTTGCGGATCAACACTTTTTCAAAAAGGTTTGGGTAAGCGAAAATCGATCTATTGCGATAAAAAAGACTGTGGGTATAAAGCACCAGTGGGGCAATAG
- a CDS encoding ABC transporter substrate-binding protein, whose amino-acid sequence MKRKSYVLIAIVLGISLFLSGCGSNSANTEDPLADGVLTAGTNDMYLPLEFRDENNELVGFDIDLGQALADELGVEIEWIPTAWDGIFNGLNANQYDIVLSGTSITDERLAGFNMTDPYLTNGIVIVSRKDATPAETPKDLAGKTVGVQIETTADYAAEALKTQENVEYTVNKYDAMLDAFAALEGKQIDNIMTDISVAQFYTTLKPEIYAISSDVLSNEPIGITVRKADTAFNEQLNTALDTLRQNGKLTEISMKWFGEDVTKNIDTNLKVIE is encoded by the coding sequence ATGAAAAGAAAAAGTTATGTACTGATTGCAATTGTATTAGGAATTTCACTGTTTTTATCGGGATGTGGAAGTAACTCTGCCAACACTGAAGATCCATTGGCTGATGGGGTTTTGACCGCCGGAACAAACGATATGTATTTACCCCTGGAGTTCCGAGATGAAAATAATGAGCTTGTCGGCTTCGATATTGACCTGGGCCAAGCTTTAGCTGATGAACTTGGGGTCGAAATCGAGTGGATTCCAACTGCATGGGATGGAATTTTCAATGGTCTTAATGCAAACCAGTATGACATTGTTTTATCGGGGACCAGTATTACTGACGAACGACTAGCGGGATTTAATATGACCGACCCTTATCTTACCAATGGGATTGTAATTGTATCACGCAAGGATGCAACCCCAGCTGAAACGCCAAAAGATTTGGCCGGAAAAACGGTTGGTGTTCAAATTGAAACCACTGCCGATTATGCGGCCGAAGCTTTAAAAACCCAGGAAAATGTAGAATATACTGTGAATAAATATGATGCGATGCTTGATGCCTTCGCTGCTCTTGAAGGAAAACAGATTGATAATATTATGACAGATATTAGTGTTGCTCAGTTTTACACCACTTTAAAACCTGAGATCTACGCTATTTCCTCTGATGTTTTGTCAAATGAACCAATCGGTATTACTGTTCGAAAAGCGGATACTGCATTCAACGAACAATTAAACACAGCTTTAGACACCTTAAGACAAAATGGAAAACTAACTGAGATATCAATGAAATGGTTTGGAGAAGATGTTACTAAGAACATTGATACAAATTTAAAAGTGATTGAGTAA
- the dprA gene encoding DNA-processing protein DprA → MEDLIYWLWFMGVEKLSIKQKNMLLEQFTSPEVIFSLSPEILLKTRIVDQKTVDYFCQIRTLEKAKHDLSYMKKNNIVLIPRCHPGFPESLLNLYMPPLGLYARGDLSLLNAPLSIGIIGSRNPTVAGEKYAKLFASSLSSRGVTIVSGLATGIDGKSHWSSVNELGSTIGVLGTGIDICYPRVNKKLFELMAEKALVISEFNLGEKPLPYHFPQRNRIISGLSQGILVIEARKKSGSLITVNHALEQGKNIYVIPGEICGTSWAGGNQLLKEGAKLVTEPNDILEDYIVFDQAEKKNNFNNQSSGLTMATPEEQLILDLIKKGYQTIDALVACSDLPVNRVNSVLTMMEIEEIILIKYGNIVLI, encoded by the coding sequence GTGGAAGATTTAATTTATTGGCTATGGTTTATGGGTGTTGAAAAACTGTCTATCAAACAAAAAAATATGCTACTGGAACAATTTACATCTCCTGAAGTAATTTTTTCATTAAGCCCTGAAATTCTTTTAAAGACACGAATCGTGGACCAGAAGACGGTAGATTATTTTTGTCAGATCAGAACGCTCGAAAAAGCCAAGCACGATTTGTCATATATGAAGAAAAACAACATTGTGCTAATTCCACGTTGTCATCCGGGATTTCCGGAATCGCTGTTGAATCTTTATATGCCACCTTTAGGCCTGTATGCCAGGGGCGATCTATCCTTATTGAATGCCCCATTATCGATTGGGATTATCGGCTCCCGGAATCCCACTGTCGCAGGTGAAAAATACGCCAAATTATTCGCTTCGTCGCTTTCATCCCGTGGCGTTACAATCGTCAGCGGTTTAGCCACTGGTATTGATGGTAAGAGTCATTGGAGCAGTGTCAATGAACTGGGGAGCACCATCGGGGTATTAGGCACTGGTATCGATATCTGCTATCCTCGGGTTAACAAAAAACTCTTTGAGCTAATGGCAGAGAAAGCGCTCGTTATTTCAGAGTTTAATTTAGGCGAGAAGCCACTACCTTACCATTTTCCGCAGCGCAATCGGATCATCAGCGGGCTTTCTCAGGGCATACTGGTGATTGAAGCCAGAAAGAAAAGTGGCTCATTGATTACAGTCAACCATGCTTTAGAGCAAGGTAAAAACATCTATGTGATTCCAGGGGAGATCTGTGGAACGAGTTGGGCAGGTGGAAATCAGTTACTCAAAGAGGGGGCAAAACTCGTTACTGAGCCGAATGATATTCTCGAGGATTACATTGTTTTTGATCAAGCCGAGAAAAAAAACAATTTCAATAACCAGTCGTCAGGATTAACAATGGCAACGCCTGAGGAGCAGTTGATTCTAGACCTTATTAAAAAAGGGTATCAGACGATTGATGCGCTGGTAGCTTGTTCAGATTTACCGGTCAACCGCGTGAATAGTGTATTGACGATGATGGAAATAGAAGAAATTATTCTGATAAAATATGGAAATATTGTGTTAATTTAA
- the hslU gene encoding ATP-dependent protease ATPase subunit HslU, protein MKELTPKKIVTELNRYIIGQESAKKAVAVAIRNRYRRSLLPMDLIDEFTPKNIILIGPTGVGKTEIARRMAKLVKAPFIKVEATKFTEVGYVGRDVESMVRDLVTTSIRNVQQEKMKEVYAEAQKNANKIILDTLVPSKKIKETLKTPFDIFMKPSPSTAPTQSELEVDGEKEKTKKEKREALSKELEAGQLEDQIIEIEVDDDGSKTIGVMQGMNNDSMSFNMNDILGDFMPQKKKKKNVKISEARKILINQEAQKLIDMDQVNELGVKDAEQNGIIFIDEIDKIIGNSNNHGPDVSREGVQRDILPIVEGSTVNTKYGPIKTDFILFIGAGAFHVSKISDMIPELQGRFPISVHLDSLTEEDFIQILTHTENSVIKQYQELIRTEDVNLIFEEDAVKHIAKIAYLQNEDDENIGARRLHTVMEKLLEEISFYASDYEQDDFKIDMNYVESVFNISDKRENYQKYLL, encoded by the coding sequence ATGAAAGAATTAACACCTAAAAAAATTGTTACTGAATTAAACCGCTATATTATTGGCCAGGAATCAGCTAAAAAAGCTGTGGCAGTAGCTATCAGAAACCGTTATCGTCGATCACTTCTGCCGATGGATCTGATTGATGAATTTACGCCCAAGAATATTATCTTAATCGGACCTACCGGGGTGGGGAAAACAGAAATTGCCAGAAGAATGGCAAAACTGGTAAAAGCGCCGTTTATCAAGGTTGAAGCTACAAAATTTACCGAAGTCGGCTATGTCGGTCGCGATGTCGAATCCATGGTTCGCGATCTTGTCACGACATCGATCAGAAATGTTCAACAGGAAAAAATGAAAGAGGTATATGCTGAAGCCCAAAAGAATGCCAATAAAATCATTCTTGATACGCTGGTTCCTTCAAAAAAAATTAAAGAAACCTTAAAAACACCCTTTGACATTTTTATGAAACCTTCGCCATCTACGGCACCCACACAATCCGAATTGGAAGTCGATGGCGAAAAGGAAAAAACAAAAAAAGAAAAACGTGAAGCTTTGTCAAAAGAATTAGAAGCGGGCCAGTTAGAAGACCAGATCATCGAAATTGAAGTAGATGACGATGGATCGAAGACCATTGGTGTTATGCAGGGCATGAACAATGATAGTATGTCTTTTAATATGAATGATATCCTGGGTGATTTTATGCCCCAGAAGAAAAAGAAGAAGAACGTGAAAATTTCCGAGGCCCGAAAAATACTGATCAATCAGGAAGCCCAGAAACTTATCGATATGGATCAGGTTAATGAATTGGGTGTCAAGGATGCCGAACAGAATGGCATCATATTTATTGACGAAATTGACAAAATTATCGGAAATAGTAATAATCATGGACCGGATGTTTCAAGAGAAGGCGTCCAGCGTGATATCCTACCGATTGTTGAGGGAAGCACCGTCAATACAAAATATGGTCCGATTAAAACGGATTTTATTTTATTTATTGGGGCTGGGGCCTTTCATGTTTCAAAGATATCAGACATGATTCCTGAGCTTCAGGGTCGTTTTCCCATTAGTGTCCATCTTGACAGCTTGACAGAAGAAGACTTTATCCAGATTCTAACCCATACTGAAAATTCAGTAATTAAGCAATATCAGGAACTCATACGAACAGAGGATGTCAATCTTATTTTTGAGGAGGACGCAGTTAAACATATTGCCAAGATTGCTTATCTTCAAAATGAAGATGATGAAAATATTGGTGCCCGGCGACTGCATACGGTTATGGAAAAACTATTGGAAGAAATATCTTTCTATGCTTCAGATTATGAACAGGACGATTTTAAAATTGACATGAACTATGTTGAAAGTGTGTTCAATATATCTGACAAACGGGAAAATTACCAAAAATATTTACTTTGA
- a CDS encoding universal stress protein has translation MFDKIIVVSEVSNASSEMVEFIRSLRSLGAKECLLLQCFNPQDVDAGVNSYLRSIFDENLKQQSAILIEQGFTVKTQIISGNIKHEINQIAEEDQYSLIVVGAEKHSIVSSLFLGGIAYNILYGAVKPILVIRDNNGKQTPEDNFNLIRHVLFPTDFSKNADVAFEQVKEMVRNGLKKVTIFHIQDESKINPYLLHRLVEFNEIDHDRLQKLKDELLTLNNVSVDIQIRFGSPTSEIIKLLNEEKIPLIVMGTQGRGFIKEIFLGSVSHNIVRHASASVLLIPGNRE, from the coding sequence ATGTTTGATAAAATAATTGTTGTTTCTGAGGTTTCTAATGCATCTTCAGAAATGGTGGAGTTTATTCGAAGTTTGAGGTCTCTTGGTGCAAAGGAATGTTTGCTCTTACAATGTTTTAACCCTCAGGATGTTGACGCCGGTGTTAATTCCTATTTAAGATCGATCTTTGATGAAAATCTAAAGCAACAATCAGCGATTTTAATTGAACAGGGATTTACCGTTAAAACACAGATTATTTCCGGTAATATCAAGCATGAAATCAATCAGATTGCGGAGGAAGATCAATATTCTTTGATCGTTGTTGGTGCCGAGAAGCACTCAATTGTCAGTTCCCTGTTTTTGGGGGGAATTGCGTATAATATTTTATATGGTGCCGTAAAGCCAATTTTGGTCATTCGTGATAATAATGGAAAGCAAACACCGGAGGACAATTTTAACCTGATACGCCATGTTTTGTTTCCCACAGATTTTTCTAAAAATGCCGATGTCGCATTTGAACAAGTCAAGGAGATGGTAAGAAACGGTCTTAAAAAAGTAACGATATTCCATATCCAAGATGAATCGAAAATTAACCCCTATCTTTTGCATCGCTTGGTTGAGTTTAACGAAATTGATCATGATCGTCTTCAAAAGCTTAAGGATGAGCTGTTGACGCTGAATAACGTTAGCGTTGATATACAAATACGTTTCGGATCCCCTACTTCAGAAATCATTAAACTACTCAATGAAGAAAAAATTCCTTTGATCGTTATGGGAACTCAGGGACGGGGGTTTATCAAAGAGATATTTTTAGGCAGTGTCAGTCATAATATCGTCCGTCACGCCTCAGCGTCCGTCCTTTTAATACCAGGAAATCGGGAATGA